The Chryseobacterium geocarposphaerae genome window below encodes:
- a CDS encoding glycosyltransferase family 2 protein — MNLSIVIPLLNEEASLEELFSRIDNVCRSNSLSYEIWFVDDGSTDLSWSIIENLKVQNPQVHAIKFSKNYGKSQALHAAFERTNGDVIITMDADLQDFPEEIPELYSMVVNENYDIVSGWKKKRFDNVMTKNVPSKLFNAAARKVSGVYLHDFNCGLKAYKKQVVKTIDVYGDMHRYIPVLAANAGFRRITEKEVQHQARPYGTSKFGTERFIRGFLDLVTLWFVSRFGGRPMHFFGAVGTLMFIVGFLSALWLGISKLIDVARGIYGHLITNNPWFYIALTMMLMGTLLFVAGFLGEMIIRTNREHKNYNIDEVI, encoded by the coding sequence ATGAATTTATCTATAGTTATTCCGTTACTGAATGAAGAAGCTTCTTTGGAAGAGCTGTTTTCAAGGATTGATAACGTTTGCCGATCAAACAGTTTGTCCTATGAAATTTGGTTTGTAGATGACGGAAGTACAGATTTATCCTGGAGTATCATTGAAAATCTGAAGGTTCAAAACCCACAGGTTCATGCTATAAAATTCTCTAAAAATTACGGAAAATCTCAGGCGTTACATGCTGCTTTTGAAAGAACCAATGGTGATGTAATTATCACAATGGATGCTGATTTACAGGATTTTCCGGAGGAGATTCCAGAATTGTATTCAATGGTTGTTAATGAAAACTACGACATAGTTTCCGGCTGGAAAAAGAAGCGTTTTGATAATGTGATGACGAAAAATGTGCCGTCAAAATTATTCAATGCGGCGGCTAGAAAAGTTTCAGGAGTTTATCTTCATGATTTCAACTGTGGGTTAAAAGCTTACAAAAAACAGGTCGTAAAAACAATCGATGTATATGGAGATATGCACCGATATATTCCGGTTTTGGCAGCTAATGCAGGTTTCAGAAGAATTACGGAAAAAGAGGTTCAGCATCAGGCAAGACCTTACGGAACTTCAAAATTTGGAACGGAAAGATTTATCAGAGGTTTCCTGGATCTGGTAACACTTTGGTTTGTAAGCCGCTTCGGTGGAAGACCCATGCATTTCTTCGGAGCGGTAGGAACGTTAATGTTTATCGTTGGTTTCCTTTCAGCACTTTGGTTGGGAATTTCAAAATTAATTGACGTTGCCAGAGGAATTTACGGACATTTAATCACTAATAATCCTTGGTTCTATATTGCTTTAACGATGATGCTTATGGGAACATTGCTTTTCGTAGCTGGATTTTTAGGAGAAATGATTATCAGAACCAACAGAGAACATAAGAATTATAATATTGATGAAGTGATTTAA
- a CDS encoding PH domain-containing protein, which produces MEQNFQNPQIFDFKIPDFDDLQLTAVSPKYLRIILFNMGLLSLFLILAVSISFYFFYFNLNQMQIVIIIGLVFLLIIFLFLNSIVGFKFRKYAVREKDLFYQQGWLKRTIIIVPFSRVQHIKLEQGWFSRLLNLKSISVFTAGVSGGDISINGLPEDIAEKINHHIHGIIAEENSEDGGEA; this is translated from the coding sequence ATGGAACAAAACTTTCAAAACCCTCAGATTTTCGATTTTAAAATTCCTGATTTTGACGATTTACAGCTTACTGCGGTATCCCCAAAATATCTACGGATTATACTATTTAACATGGGCTTACTTTCACTTTTCCTAATTTTGGCGGTTTCTATAAGTTTTTATTTCTTCTATTTTAATCTTAATCAGATGCAGATTGTTATAATAATCGGTTTGGTTTTTTTGTTGATTATTTTTCTTTTTCTGAATTCAATTGTGGGATTTAAATTCAGAAAATATGCAGTACGAGAGAAAGACTTATTTTATCAACAGGGTTGGTTGAAAAGAACCATTATTATTGTTCCTTTTAGCAGAGTTCAACATATAAAGCTGGAACAGGGATGGTTTTCTAGATTATTAAATTTGAAATCAATTTCTGTTTTTACAGCAGGAGTTAGTGGTGGAGATATTTCCATTAATGGTTTGCCGGAGGATATTGCAGAAAAGATTAACCACCATATTCATGGTATAATTGCGGAAGAGAATTCGGAAGATGGAGGTGAAGCATAA
- a CDS encoding SRPBCC family protein, whose protein sequence is MSSNIYVEAQMLIRKPIEDVFEAFINPEVTTNFWFTKSTGKLEEGKAVTWEWEMYGVKTNVTVHQIVKHQLIKTVWGEPSTNVDYEFKEMEKGTLVVIKSYGFYQEGEDLLKIINDNTGGFTTVLDGCKAYLEHGINLKLIEDKFPSK, encoded by the coding sequence ATGAGTTCTAATATCTATGTTGAAGCTCAAATGCTGATCAGAAAACCGATTGAAGACGTTTTCGAAGCATTTATCAATCCGGAAGTAACAACCAATTTTTGGTTTACAAAATCAACAGGAAAACTAGAAGAAGGAAAAGCGGTGACCTGGGAATGGGAGATGTACGGAGTAAAAACAAATGTTACCGTACATCAAATTGTTAAACATCAATTGATAAAAACAGTCTGGGGAGAACCTTCAACGAATGTAGATTATGAATTCAAAGAAATGGAAAAAGGAACTCTTGTGGTTATTAAAAGTTACGGATTTTATCAGGAAGGAGAAGATTTGTTAAAAATTATCAACGACAATACAGGAGGTTTCACAACGGTTCTTGATGGATGTAAAGCTTATCTTGAGCACGGAATTAATTTGAAATTAATTGAAGATAAATTTCCATCAAAATAA
- a CDS encoding GIN domain-containing protein: MKNILYTLALVAVVSCGKVSPKGKIERKDVDVSEFVNLDLEGKFRVFYARGTKNFVEIETYPNVADNLDVDVKDKTLSIKEKRGTKGVDFYNVTIYSKYNLEKVAISDSVEMNISSEIKTDNFRLNLKNYATFMGSVNTRRAEVDMQNRSRANFLGQTRNAMIKISDTASLIAPYWKIENLNIDSKNGNYAEVNVKDSLKGHIQNTAKFLYYNDPIRAFKIDKDTRVENKKLE, translated from the coding sequence ATGAAAAATATATTGTACACATTGGCTTTGGTTGCTGTAGTTTCCTGTGGAAAAGTTTCTCCCAAAGGAAAAATTGAAAGGAAGGATGTGGATGTTTCAGAATTTGTAAATCTGGATTTGGAAGGAAAGTTTCGTGTCTTTTATGCAAGAGGAACTAAAAACTTTGTTGAAATAGAAACCTATCCCAATGTTGCCGATAATCTGGATGTTGATGTAAAAGATAAAACACTTTCTATTAAAGAAAAACGGGGAACCAAAGGTGTAGATTTTTATAATGTGACCATTTATTCAAAATATAACCTGGAAAAAGTGGCGATCTCAGATTCAGTAGAAATGAATATTTCGAGTGAAATTAAGACTGATAATTTTAGATTAAATTTAAAAAATTACGCTACATTTATGGGTTCTGTCAATACAAGGAGAGCAGAAGTTGATATGCAGAACCGAAGCAGGGCTAATTTCTTGGGACAAACCAGAAATGCAATGATAAAGATCTCTGATACAGCAAGTTTGATTGCTCCCTATTGGAAAATAGAGAATTTGAATATTGATTCTAAAAATGGAAATTATGCAGAAGTAAATGTAAAAGATTCATTAAAAGGGCACATTCAGAATACTGCAAAATTTTTGTATTATAATGATCCGATCCGTGCCTTTAAAATTGATAAAGATACACGGGTAGAGAATAAGAAATTAGAATAA
- the menA gene encoding 1,4-dihydroxy-2-naphthoate octaprenyltransferase, producing MLDWIKAARLRTLPLSLSGIIMGAFIAKWRLYGEGGTWDWKIFALALIVTLLYQVLSNYANDYGDGVKGTDTQRASEAEARAVASGKITAKQMKNAVILFSILSFLATVALLYVAFIPNYMNEFYIFIGLGVACILAAIGYTIGKRPYGYMGLGDIFVFIFFGLVSVCGSYFLFTKSFSWDMLLPGTAIGMMSMAVLNLNNMRDIESDKLSGKNSFALRIGFKNAMIYEMILLQLPLILILMFLAVNGFFQSQNYYVFIVMILMLPLMKLRRQIMAVKNPKELDQFLKHIGIMTFMIAILTALGLNLFH from the coding sequence ATGTTGGATTGGATAAAAGCCGCAAGGCTACGTACATTACCACTTTCCTTAAGTGGTATTATAATGGGAGCTTTCATCGCAAAATGGAGACTTTATGGTGAAGGCGGAACTTGGGACTGGAAAATTTTTGCATTAGCATTGATTGTGACTTTATTATATCAGGTTCTTTCAAACTATGCAAATGATTATGGAGACGGTGTAAAAGGAACGGATACCCAAAGAGCTTCTGAAGCAGAAGCAAGAGCAGTGGCTTCAGGAAAAATTACGGCAAAACAAATGAAAAATGCGGTAATTCTTTTCTCAATTTTATCGTTTCTTGCTACTGTTGCGCTTTTGTATGTTGCTTTCATTCCGAATTATATGAATGAATTTTACATTTTCATTGGGTTAGGAGTGGCCTGTATTTTAGCAGCAATAGGGTATACGATTGGTAAAAGACCTTACGGATATATGGGATTGGGAGATATTTTTGTATTCATTTTCTTTGGATTGGTTTCTGTTTGTGGAAGTTATTTTCTGTTTACAAAATCGTTCAGTTGGGATATGCTATTACCGGGAACGGCAATCGGAATGATGAGTATGGCTGTTTTGAATCTGAATAACATGAGGGATATCGAAAGTGATAAATTATCAGGTAAAAACAGCTTTGCATTAAGAATAGGATTCAAAAATGCAATGATCTACGAAATGATCCTGTTACAATTACCCTTGATCCTGATTTTAATGTTTTTAGCAGTAAACGGATTTTTCCAGTCGCAGAACTATTATGTTTTTATTGTGATGATTCTTATGCTTCCGTTGATGAAACTGAGAAGACAGATCATGGCTGTAAAGAATCCGAAAGAGCTTGATCAGTTCCTGAAACATATTGGGATCATGACTTTTATGATAGCAATCCTTACAGCTTTAGGTCTTAATCTATTTCATTAA
- a CDS encoding DUF4199 domain-containing protein, with the protein MTKSPSTLGIILFIATMVVFFVVYQFFSGINYFDISLKANAFVLPILYAATAFWSVKSYWNIHREVSFKDAFKRAFVPMFIGGILSVFSIYAFLNFVDTDAKKLLNYQYVTRQKAELDAEYTSAKKILKHQKDIDELEQKYKEGLQRFNPEAVKGKDMLTASHFSGYFAAILIFYVVLSVFFGAFFRTKTIHTEIQNQ; encoded by the coding sequence ATGACGAAAAGTCCATCAACATTAGGAATTATACTTTTTATCGCTACAATGGTTGTCTTTTTTGTAGTGTATCAATTTTTCTCAGGAATCAATTACTTTGATATTTCATTGAAAGCCAATGCTTTCGTTTTACCTATTTTATATGCTGCTACTGCCTTCTGGTCTGTAAAATCTTATTGGAACATCCATAGAGAGGTAAGTTTTAAAGATGCATTCAAAAGAGCGTTTGTTCCGATGTTCATTGGAGGAATTCTTTCTGTTTTTAGTATTTACGCATTTTTAAATTTTGTAGATACAGATGCTAAAAAGCTCCTTAATTATCAATATGTAACCAGACAAAAAGCAGAACTTGATGCAGAATATACCTCTGCAAAAAAGATTTTAAAACATCAAAAAGATATTGATGAACTGGAGCAGAAATATAAAGAAGGCCTTCAGAGATTTAATCCGGAGGCTGTGAAAGGAAAAGATATGCTTACCGCAAGTCATTTTTCAGGATATTTTGCAGCAATTCTGATATTTTACGTAGTTTTGTCAGTGTTTTTCGGGGCGTTTTTCAGAACAAAAACGATTCATACCGAAATTCAAAATCAATAA
- a CDS encoding DUF3667 domain-containing protein, translating into MSKKSCLNCGHSISGEFCAHCGQKADTARITIYSLIKNDILGSIWHVETKFLHTLKNILFRPGTTAMDYISGKRIRYNNFISLLLILFGFNVLTYHFYRKFAPPEELTDDVLDMMNFISKYSKTILFVIIPMLAFNAYFLFKRIKLNVAEHFIIGTVSLLGILILFLLSDIVSLIGLWKPVEKIFNIIDKILFGLSILFPAITYWTAFKNSYSKPGLLWRVSVLYVLMVLEGTVISLILYEIF; encoded by the coding sequence ATGAGTAAAAAAAGTTGTTTGAACTGTGGTCATTCAATCTCCGGTGAGTTCTGTGCTCATTGCGGACAGAAAGCCGACACAGCAAGAATAACGATATATTCACTCATCAAAAATGATATTCTCGGATCAATTTGGCATGTTGAAACTAAATTTCTCCACACTTTAAAAAATATTTTATTCAGGCCGGGAACAACGGCAATGGATTATATTTCAGGAAAAAGAATCAGATACAACAATTTTATATCGTTGTTACTGATTCTTTTTGGTTTTAATGTTTTAACTTATCATTTTTATAGAAAATTTGCTCCTCCTGAAGAGCTTACGGATGATGTTCTGGATATGATGAATTTTATTTCAAAATATTCTAAGACCATCTTATTTGTGATTATTCCGATGCTTGCCTTTAATGCTTATTTTTTATTCAAAAGAATAAAATTGAATGTTGCAGAGCATTTTATTATAGGAACAGTGAGTCTTTTAGGAATTTTAATCTTATTTTTGCTAAGTGATATAGTAAGTTTGATAGGTTTATGGAAACCTGTTGAAAAAATCTTCAATATCATTGATAAAATCTTATTCGGTCTTTCTATTCTTTTCCCGGCAATTACTTATTGGACTGCTTTTAAAAATTCATACTCAAAACCAGGATTACTGTGGAGAGTATCGGTTCTTTATGTTTTGATGGTACTGGAAGGAACTGTGATAAGTTTGATTTTATACGAAATATTTTAA
- a CDS encoding metal-dependent hydrolase: MKIQYLGQNCFLFTYKDKTILSDPFYNYKKAESGFDISAQKIDYILLTHAHGDHIADVAEVLQFHPEATLIAVPEICGYFKNAKNTDDVNLGGSAKIDDLKISMVPAHHTSSFPDGSYGGVPVGYIFRLPEGKNLYLAGDTGVMADMELFPRLYGNLDLSILPIGSHYTMCPRKAAFAAAELLKTPKVIGCHFDTFPAIEINHESALKHFADKNVELVLPKLGETFEF, encoded by the coding sequence ATGAAAATACAATACTTAGGACAAAACTGTTTTCTGTTCACTTACAAGGACAAAACAATCTTGAGCGACCCATTCTACAACTACAAAAAAGCAGAATCAGGGTTTGATATTTCCGCTCAGAAAATCGATTATATTTTATTGACCCATGCTCATGGAGATCATATTGCAGATGTAGCAGAAGTATTACAGTTTCATCCGGAAGCAACTCTTATAGCTGTACCTGAAATCTGCGGGTATTTCAAAAATGCAAAAAATACAGATGACGTGAACTTAGGGGGATCGGCAAAAATCGATGATCTTAAAATTTCCATGGTTCCGGCTCATCATACAAGTTCTTTCCCTGATGGAAGCTACGGAGGCGTTCCTGTAGGATATATTTTCAGACTTCCTGAAGGAAAAAATCTTTATCTGGCTGGAGATACAGGGGTAATGGCAGATATGGAGTTATTTCCAAGACTATACGGGAACTTAGATCTTTCTATCCTTCCAATTGGTAGCCACTATACCATGTGTCCTAGAAAAGCAGCTTTTGCAGCAGCAGAATTATTAAAAACTCCAAAAGTAATCGGATGTCACTTTGATACTTTCCCTGCGATTGAAATTAATCATGAAAGCGCATTAAAGCATTTTGCTGACAAAAATGTAGAACTTGTTTTACCAAAATTAGGAGAGACGTTCGAATTTTAA
- a CDS encoding PH domain-containing protein — MEVKHNSFFQPQRQSKIGIVLLFLYNVGIIIKSLWILIVLFFIKKEKVESGIIAAAIVIAVLILIFSAILQYFNFKYYIDEENQEFIIHEGIINTSVTKIKLKNIQEVNISQPFIHRFFNIYKLEVDTPGSLEKEVKISALTKQNALDLKKYLLTEIKVEGHKEQIENVLVNNELKDHFIKISTLSILKYGITANYIQSFLALVSLVIYGFSELSNILRKVEFETQLNYDTVEEQFMAFSIPVIIGIVVMTIIIGILINTGRTIIKFFNFKIIENNRSFSFEYGLFSTQNSIVNKSKVQVIIETQNWIQKQLSIFYVKFLQIGKNEGEEKNVAAVPGVNNNEKQKLISAIWKENPIFENDLKPNFRLIFVNTFKFVIIPLLLIFTIKEELLLNYLFLTLSFIVIAEIFILIFYRNLRLFYNERFIRIKSGIWDVDCKTFEVEKLQTVKISQYFWQRKTNLGSITFCTSAGRFKIVALNYQKLKKLLNYCIYKIESSKNI; from the coding sequence ATGGAGGTGAAGCATAATTCTTTTTTTCAGCCTCAAAGACAGTCTAAAATCGGTATTGTTCTGCTGTTTCTTTATAATGTAGGAATAATTATTAAGAGCTTATGGATTTTAATCGTTCTTTTTTTCATTAAAAAGGAAAAGGTAGAATCCGGAATAATTGCTGCTGCAATAGTTATAGCAGTTTTGATTCTCATTTTCTCTGCGATTTTACAGTATTTTAATTTTAAATATTATATTGATGAAGAAAATCAGGAGTTTATTATTCATGAGGGAATTATAAATACTTCAGTGACTAAAATTAAGCTCAAAAATATTCAGGAGGTAAATATTTCACAGCCTTTTATTCATCGTTTTTTTAATATTTATAAATTAGAAGTAGATACACCAGGAAGTTTGGAAAAGGAAGTGAAAATTTCTGCATTAACGAAACAAAATGCTTTGGATTTAAAAAAATATCTTTTAACCGAAATTAAAGTTGAAGGTCACAAAGAACAGATAGAAAATGTTTTAGTAAATAATGAACTCAAAGATCATTTTATCAAAATTTCGACGCTAAGTATTTTAAAGTATGGAATTACGGCAAATTATATTCAAAGCTTTCTTGCCTTAGTGAGTTTGGTAATTTATGGATTTTCTGAGTTAAGTAATATTTTAAGAAAGGTAGAATTTGAAACCCAACTTAATTACGATACGGTGGAAGAACAGTTTATGGCTTTTTCAATTCCAGTAATTATTGGAATTGTTGTGATGACAATTATTATCGGAATCCTCATTAATACGGGGCGAACAATCATTAAATTTTTTAATTTTAAAATCATCGAAAACAACCGAAGCTTTTCTTTTGAATACGGATTATTTAGCACACAAAATTCGATTGTCAATAAATCTAAAGTTCAGGTCATTATCGAAACCCAAAATTGGATTCAAAAACAATTGAGTATTTTTTATGTGAAATTTCTACAAATTGGAAAAAATGAAGGAGAAGAAAAAAATGTTGCTGCTGTTCCTGGAGTTAATAACAATGAAAAGCAAAAGCTCATCTCTGCCATTTGGAAGGAAAATCCGATTTTTGAAAATGATTTAAAACCTAATTTCAGATTAATTTTTGTCAATACTTTTAAATTTGTCATCATTCCATTACTATTGATTTTTACTATTAAAGAGGAATTGTTATTAAACTATTTGTTTTTAACGCTTAGTTTTATCGTAATTGCTGAGATTTTTATTTTAATCTTTTATCGGAATCTACGACTATTTTATAATGAAAGATTTATCAGAATAAAATCGGGAATTTGGGATGTAGATTGCAAAACTTTTGAGGTGGAAAAACTTCAGACTGTAAAAATTTCTCAGTATTTTTGGCAAAGAAAAACAAATTTAGGAAGTATCACATTTTGTACCTCTGCAGGACGCTTTAAAATAGTTGCTTTGAACTATCAAAAACTTAAAAAGCTACTAAATTATTGTATATATAAAATTGAAAGTTCTAAAAATATTTAA